A portion of the Poecilia reticulata strain Guanapo linkage group LG23, Guppy_female_1.0+MT, whole genome shotgun sequence genome contains these proteins:
- the LOC103459768 gene encoding E3 ubiquitin/ISG15 ligase TRIM25-like, with protein MFCFHIQPGLCEGSADMAAQDQPLCCICLDVFTQPVALPCQHHFCWTCITKHWDNADRCQCPLCNRRLTSRPELQVNAGMSGLSDQLELLAQQTACCSLEPQPDAGQVVCSVCTNKAQMSCLVCLSSYCETHQVFHQMIPGLKRHTQLDPVEGQEDRMCNKYQKASEKLMCRCGLFVDTQDLR; from the exons ACATGGCAGCTCAGGATCAGCCACTCTGCTGCATCTGCCTGGATGTGTTCACCCAGCCGGTGGCTCTGCCATGTCAACACCACTTCTGCTGGACCTGCATCACCAAACACTGGGACAACGCTGACAGATGCCAGTGTCCCCTGTGCAACAGGCGCCTCACCAGCAGACCAGAGCTTCAGGTTAACGCAGGAATGTCTGGGCTAAGTGatcagctggagctgctggctCAGCAGACCGCCTGCTGCAGCTTGGAACCACAGCCTGATGCGGGACAGGTTGTGTGTAGCGTCTGCACCAACAAGGCCCAGATGTCCTGTCTGGTGTGTCTCAGCTCCTACTGTGAGACCCATCAGGTGTTCCATCAGATGATCCCAGGCCTGAAGAGACACACTCAGCTGGACCCTGTGGAGGGACAGGAGGACAGAATGTGCAACAAGTATCAAAAAGCTTCAGAGAAACTTATGTGCCGATGTGGCCTTTTTGT AGACACACAGGACCTGCGatag